The following DNA comes from Miscanthus floridulus cultivar M001 chromosome 5, ASM1932011v1, whole genome shotgun sequence.
ggggctctcggtgcccctctccggGTTGGCCCGCTCTCTGTGCAGAGCAAAGGCGGATGGAAtagaatggagtgtctggtgatcgaatCGGATCCTCCGCctctaggtccgaccttatcccttatataacgagataggtcaggtacatgacGGTTTGGGGGTTTAGTCTACAGTCTACGTGCGCTGGAGTCCAGGGAGGTCTTGCAGCGGTACGCCGTGGACCGTCGCTGTGTCTTGGAGctgaagaagccttgggcgtcgtccgactgctctgttctgactCCATGCGTCAGCTTGGACCTACCTCCCCGggtgagaccttctggagtcttcttgtggcgaaggaggtcggctccgggggctgacgcgtgggcccggaagcccccgagccccaagaGGTagtgggaagctttgtcttcttgtgtcacgacCCAGACGTGACCTTGTCGGAGGAGCAGCTGGCAGGGCCGCGTCTGGGGAGCGGCGTCggggagcccccgagcatcgGTGGCTAatggcttgtcttcttgtgcccgggccttggctggcgTCGTGAGCCGGGCAGGTGCCAAGGACCGGGCTTGGTCGCGCCGTAGCTTGGGAGCCCAAGGCTTGGGGAAGCCACCGAGCCCCAAGCGAAGGTTGCGGTCGAGTTAGGCTCAGCTGGACCTCTTTGTCAGAGAGTGCGCGCAAGCATGCCCGATGagcatagcccccgagcccccgagcgatcctgaaggggtcggtcggggtcttcttcgttcgggaaccattggacccgaggcttaacacgGTAGGATCTCGTCAATCACTATCCGTCTGTACGCCGAATATATATGTACGTACTGCTACTATCTTCTGCCACAAATCCATGATGCTTTAGACGAGGTCCTAATACGATCAAACCTTTGAAACTTAATTGCCTATCTTTACTGTGAACCAGTATTGAGTGATTTATACGTACATATATACACTTCTTCAGCTATAATACATACTCCCATGGGCAGCGGGAACTGTTCGTGAAAAGTGACGAGATGAGGCGCAGCACTGTGGTAGATATTCTTGCGAGTAGTGGCAATGTCACCCTCACACCTTTTCTTGTACTGCCATCAATCTCGATTTGTCCTTATTTATCTGTTTagtctcactctctctctctcccctttctctctcctccCTACCCACGGCCCGGGCCTTTTTTCTTTGCAACATACACCTCCACAATTTTCTTCAACACTCTCTTCCTCGTTCAATACTGGTCTCTCTTCCTTTTTTCATAGTGTGTGGTCGATCTATGCACCTCACCTTTCCCTTGCTGCAGTTGGAGGGAGTGCTGCAGCTGGAAGAGGAGAGAAACTGGTTTCCCTCTCCATATCTCTCCTCCAGCTCCCTCCTCTACCCACATAGATCGATCACAGCCAGCCACAGACAAGAGTTAGGCTGTTCTACCTGATCATATGACCCTCCAGCAATTCTTCCATCCACACACAAGCTGAAGCAAGAATTGCTTACATATATCTTGTTTGTCCTTTTCTCTATTTTTCCGACTCTTTTTATTTCCATTGTGCAGCTTGTTAGTAGATAGCAGTGGATCGATGTATGATGGAGGAAACAAGCTAGCTCGCTAGAAGCAGCAGAGAGAAGGATAGAGGGGAAAAAAAATCCTTCTTCATAGTCTTGCTCGGACCTTCTTCACCAGGTCATCTGATCTGCAGATCTGTCTCCTGTGACCTTACAGAGGTGAGGATATGAGCGGGTCTCTCACTGCAACATGCCCATGTATGAGAAATTTTAGAAGACAAAAGCTTTGATTTGCAGTCTTCTGGGCTTCTGCCTTCTCCTGCCTGGTACTATTATATGGTTTCTTGAGATTTGAGCGCAAAGATCGCCTTTTTTTTCTTGGAAATTTGTGCTTCTTGTGCCATATCATCATACATGCACACCCACGCATCTGTACAGTGGATCATGCATCCTCCATTTGTATTCATGATCATGCTGTTGATTTTCTATGGTCCCTTTATCAAACTATTTCCGCAGATAAGAATTCTACAGTATTGTCCCTCTTTCTTTGACCCAAAGTAAAAAGGGAGGAACAGAACTTCCTCATTTTTCCCAAAGATTGCACATGCATAGCTGGATCAGAACACCACACTCCAAAACCCTAATCTTCTGATTTTTCTGCCTTCCCAGAACGATCTCAGTCcaagaaaaccctaaccctaagatTAGTATCGAAAAAGATATGCGTATTCGCAGCTCATCGTATTTCTTTGGGAAAAAACTGATGATAATCCAACGCCTTTTTTCTCTATTCGCAGGCCAGGAAGAAGGAAATGGCATCGCCGTCGAGCACCAGCAACAACTCGATCCTCTCCCCTGTGGCCGCGTCAGGGACGACGGCGCCCGGTGCCGGGGCGCCGTGCGCGGCGTGCAAGTTCCTGCGGCGCAAGTGCCTGCCGGGGTGCGTGTTCGCGCCCTACTTCCCTCCGGAGGAGCCGCAGAAGTTCGCCAACGTGCACAAGGTGTTCGGCGCCAACAACGTGACCAAGCTGCTGAACGAGCTGCTGCCGCACCAGCGGGAGGACGCCGTGAGCTCGCTCGCCTACGAGGCCGAGGCGCGCGTCAAGGACCCCGTCTACGGCTGCGTCGGCGCCATCTCCGTGCTCCAGCGCCAGGTCCACCGCCTCCAGAAGGAGCTGGACGCCGCGCACGCCGAGCTCCTGCGCTACGCCTGCGGCGACGTCGCCGCAGGCATCCCCACCGCGCTCCCTGTCGTCAGCACCGCCCCCAGGCTCTCCACGGCAATGACGACGAGCCCCGGGCTGCAGTTCGCAGCGGCAGCAGCCACTGCGCATGCCGCCGCTGGCATGTACGGCAGCAGCCGGAGGCTCGGGGTCTTGGACGGCGTAGcggcgccaccaccgccaccgccagcaGCGGGCGGCTGCTACTTCATGCGGAACCACAGCAACGTCATTAGTAGCACCCCAGGCGCTGACGTGGCGCCCGTCCTGCCTTACGCTTCCGTGGCTAATTGGGCCATGAATGCCATCAGCGCCTCGACGACCACCACCTCTGGATCAGAGAGCATTGGGTTGGATCACAAGGAAGGGGGAGACAGCAGCATGTGAAGTGAAGGAAGCAGGAAGCGCCGCCGTGAATGGTAAGCTG
Coding sequences within:
- the LOC136451538 gene encoding LOB domain-containing protein 6-like, whose product is MASPSSTSNNSILSPVAASGTTAPGAGAPCAACKFLRRKCLPGCVFAPYFPPEEPQKFANVHKVFGANNVTKLLNELLPHQREDAVSSLAYEAEARVKDPVYGCVGAISVLQRQVHRLQKELDAAHAELLRYACGDVAAGIPTALPVVSTAPRLSTAMTTSPGLQFAAAAATAHAAAGMYGSSRRLGVLDGVAAPPPPPPAAGGCYFMRNHSNVISSTPGADVAPVLPYASVANWAMNAISASTTTTSGSESIGLDHKEGGDSSM